The Desulfolucanica intricata genome has a segment encoding these proteins:
- a CDS encoding acyl-CoA dehydratase activase — protein sequence MKGYLGVDVGSVSTNIVFIDEQGDVKETIYLRTCGQPIVTVQKGLKELAQRLPENTVVRGVGTTGSGRHLAGVVIGADTIKNEITTHAVAASYLVPGVQTILEIGGQDSKIIILRNNVVSDFAMNTVCAAGTGSFLDQQASRLNIAIEDFGPISLKAKAPVRIAGRCAVFAESDMIHKQQMGCALPDILAGLCEALVRNYLNNVGKGKEILEPVVFQGGVAANVGMKKAFEDAIGVSVQIPPYFNVMGAVGAAVLAKDAVKKSVPTRFKGFAVADINYHASSFECSGCANCCEVVEINENEETIARWGDRCGKWSNALAKKEKIS from the coding sequence ATGAAAGGTTATTTAGGTGTAGACGTTGGCTCGGTTAGCACGAATATTGTTTTTATAGATGAGCAAGGTGATGTTAAAGAGACTATTTATCTGCGTACATGTGGACAGCCAATAGTTACCGTGCAAAAGGGGTTAAAGGAACTGGCTCAGCGTTTACCCGAGAATACAGTAGTCAGAGGAGTAGGAACAACAGGAAGCGGACGTCATTTAGCCGGTGTAGTTATTGGTGCGGATACCATAAAAAATGAAATTACTACGCATGCAGTAGCTGCTTCATATCTGGTTCCCGGGGTTCAAACAATACTAGAAATCGGTGGTCAGGACTCTAAAATAATTATATTGCGCAATAATGTAGTTTCCGATTTTGCTATGAATACTGTATGTGCAGCCGGTACAGGTTCTTTTCTGGATCAGCAGGCGTCGAGGTTAAATATAGCAATTGAAGATTTCGGACCAATATCCTTAAAAGCAAAAGCTCCTGTCCGCATTGCGGGGCGCTGTGCTGTGTTTGCGGAATCCGATATGATCCATAAACAGCAAATGGGCTGCGCTTTGCCGGATATACTTGCCGGCTTATGTGAGGCTTTGGTGCGCAACTATCTAAATAACGTAGGTAAGGGTAAGGAAATTCTCGAACCCGTTGTTTTCCAGGGGGGGGTGGCAGCAAATGTTGGTATGAAAAAGGCTTTTGAAGATGCCATCGGTGTAAGTGTACAAATTCCCCCGTACTTTAATGTTATGGGTGCAGTTGGAGCGGCTGTACTGGCGAAAGATGCAGTAAAAAAATCTGTACCCACCAGGTTTAAAGGATTTGCTGTTGCGGACATTAATTATCATGCATCCAGTTTTGAATGTTCTGGTTGTGCAAACTGCTGTGAAGTTGTTGAAATAAATGAAAATGAAGAAACAATTGCACGTTGGGGAGACCGCTGCGGTAAATGGAGTAATGCGTTAGCTAAAAAGGAAAAAATAAGTTAA
- a CDS encoding CoA protein activase — MKVTFPHMGHMWICLKAMLQYLGVEVVVPPSCSKKTLTLGTKHAPEFACMPLKLNLGNFMEAYELGADTIIMAGGCGPCRFGYYAYSENEILKDLKYNFNLIVLEPPEKHFSEFLIKIKQITGNRSWYQVIKGIRFGFLKAKAVDEIERLSFKIRPRELVAGSTDMAFQQALAEIDRAKTPQELIINIEQAKNIMSSIEIDQIKPVLKVGIVGEIYTLLEPFSNQNIERLLGKLGVEVDRSIYLSEWINDHLFMGLIKKMSNREETCRAARPFLNHFVGGHGEETIGSTVLYSEKGYDGVIQLLPFTCMPEIVAQSILPKVSEKLGIAVMTLIVDEQSGEAGLLTRLEAFVDLIAQKKKQKEALA, encoded by the coding sequence ATGAAAGTAACCTTTCCGCATATGGGACATATGTGGATTTGCTTAAAAGCAATGCTTCAATACTTGGGGGTTGAGGTCGTGGTACCTCCTTCCTGCAGTAAAAAAACTCTTACCCTGGGTACTAAGCACGCCCCGGAATTTGCCTGTATGCCTCTGAAATTAAATCTGGGAAATTTTATGGAGGCCTACGAGCTGGGTGCTGATACGATTATTATGGCCGGTGGTTGTGGGCCCTGCCGTTTTGGCTATTATGCTTACTCGGAAAATGAAATATTAAAAGATTTAAAATATAATTTTAATCTAATTGTTTTAGAACCACCTGAAAAGCACTTTTCGGAGTTTTTAATTAAAATTAAGCAAATTACAGGTAATAGATCCTGGTATCAAGTTATCAAGGGTATTCGCTTTGGCTTCCTTAAGGCAAAGGCGGTGGATGAAATTGAAAGGTTATCCTTTAAAATTCGCCCTCGTGAATTGGTAGCAGGCAGCACCGATATGGCTTTTCAACAAGCCCTTGCTGAAATAGATCGTGCCAAAACTCCTCAGGAATTGATTATCAATATTGAGCAGGCAAAAAATATTATGTCATCCATAGAGATAGATCAAATTAAACCGGTTTTAAAAGTCGGTATTGTAGGCGAAATTTATACCCTGCTTGAACCTTTCTCCAATCAGAATATTGAAAGGCTCCTTGGAAAACTGGGGGTAGAAGTTGATCGTTCGATCTACTTAAGCGAGTGGATAAATGATCATTTATTTATGGGATTAATAAAAAAAATGAGCAATCGGGAAGAAACCTGCCGGGCCGCCCGGCCATTTTTAAATCATTTTGTAGGTGGGCACGGCGAAGAAACTATTGGAAGCACAGTACTTTACTCGGAAAAAGGATATGATGGAGTAATACAGCTTCTACCTTTTACCTGTATGCCGGAAATCGTAGCTCAAAGTATTTTACCCAAAGTGAGTGAAAAGCTTGGTATTGCAGTAATGACGTTAATAGTTGATGAGCAGTCCGGAGAAGCCGGATTACTAACTCGTCTTGAGGCATTTGTTGATTTGATAGCTCAAAAAAAGAAACAAAAGGAGGCTTTGGCATGA
- a CDS encoding acyl-CoA dehydratase activase-related protein translates to MSVKVGIPRAMLYYYYYPMWKVFFNSLGVEVVLSDLTNKQILTKGLHLAVDEACLPVKVAFGHVTELADKVDYLFIPRMVSIFPREYICPKFLGLPDMLRQNIQGLPTTIDVNINSYKNEKNIFHAFYEIGRYFTNNNLRIRMAYGKALKAQNNYWDLLARGFTPEKTFMYIERGEMPPDEKELPVEKSYKVAVIGHPYNVYDPYISMNIINKLQKMGTQVVTAESLPEHIVRQEAAARLPKRLFWTLGQRMIGAAYKYLDSDEIDGLIQIAAFGCGPDSMIGDLIERQARRVGRVPFLNITLDEHTGEAGIVTRLEAFMDMVKWRRVV, encoded by the coding sequence ATGTCTGTAAAAGTAGGAATACCTCGCGCAATGTTATATTACTATTATTATCCAATGTGGAAAGTATTTTTTAACTCATTAGGGGTGGAGGTTGTTTTATCGGACCTAACCAACAAACAGATACTTACTAAAGGGCTACATTTAGCAGTTGATGAAGCCTGTTTACCGGTTAAGGTAGCCTTTGGGCATGTCACAGAATTGGCAGATAAAGTAGACTATTTATTTATTCCAAGGATGGTTAGTATATTCCCCAGGGAATATATTTGTCCTAAGTTTTTAGGATTACCTGATATGCTTAGGCAGAATATACAAGGGCTGCCAACTACAATTGATGTTAATATTAATAGTTATAAAAACGAGAAGAATATTTTTCATGCCTTTTATGAGATCGGAAGATATTTTACAAATAATAACCTGCGAATTCGTATGGCCTATGGAAAAGCTTTGAAAGCCCAAAATAATTATTGGGATTTGCTGGCTCGAGGCTTTACTCCTGAAAAAACTTTTATGTATATAGAACGAGGCGAGATGCCGCCCGATGAAAAAGAATTACCCGTAGAGAAATCTTATAAAGTTGCGGTTATAGGTCATCCTTACAATGTGTATGACCCATATATTAGTATGAATATTATTAACAAGTTGCAAAAAATGGGTACTCAGGTGGTTACAGCGGAGAGCCTCCCTGAGCATATAGTTCGGCAAGAAGCGGCTGCCCGTTTACCAAAACGATTATTTTGGACACTTGGTCAACGTATGATTGGAGCCGCATATAAATACCTGGACAGTGATGAAATTGATGGTTTAATTCAAATCGCTGCTTTTGGCTGCGGGCCCGATTCTATGATCGGAGACTTAATTGAAAGACAAGCTCGACGAGTCGGGAGAGTTCCATTTTTAAACATCACTCTGGATGAACATACGGGGGAAGCAGGTATAGTAACGAGATTAGAGGCATTTATGGATATGGTTAAATGGAGGAGGGTTGTGTGA
- a CDS encoding oxidoreductase has protein sequence MSNYKYKLLFEPIQLGPYTLKNRITMAPVYTAYGTGDGCVSPLQVEHYRNIARGGAAMIVVENAVINHRRSWFGRLLRIDQDSFIPELEKLARTIKAEGVISCCQISHSGRFAQVEKPVSASAVPAFDGPVPEEMTIEEIHNTIDDYVMAAQRVKQAGFDMVEIHGGTGYLPAQFLSPRTNLRSDRYGGSLENRMRFALEVVQSVKAKIGKYFPVGYRFMADEWIPGGLVLDEARIFARKLDELEVAYISVTAGTYESIFTPEKLELSYQNAYMADLAQAIKAEVNVPVIAAGRISTPAVAENLLSSGKADLVGLGRVLLADPLWPQKAYAGQENEIITCKTGCDTCLNLVMKQSPVICTQWPKEIRRKVKFNF, from the coding sequence ATGAGTAACTACAAATATAAACTTTTATTTGAACCTATACAACTGGGACCCTATACGTTAAAAAATCGTATTACAATGGCTCCTGTCTATACAGCATATGGTACAGGCGACGGATGCGTAAGCCCTTTACAGGTAGAACATTATCGTAATATAGCCCGGGGGGGCGCTGCAATGATTGTCGTTGAGAACGCCGTCATTAACCACCGCCGTTCATGGTTTGGCAGACTGTTACGGATTGATCAGGATAGCTTTATACCTGAGCTGGAGAAACTGGCCCGTACCATAAAAGCTGAAGGTGTTATTTCTTGCTGTCAAATTAGCCATAGTGGACGCTTTGCTCAGGTGGAAAAACCTGTTTCAGCTTCTGCGGTACCGGCATTTGACGGTCCTGTGCCGGAAGAAATGACCATTGAAGAAATACATAACACAATTGATGATTATGTTATGGCGGCACAGCGGGTAAAACAAGCTGGTTTTGATATGGTAGAAATACACGGTGGAACAGGTTACCTGCCTGCACAATTTTTATCTCCAAGAACTAATTTACGTTCAGACCGCTACGGTGGTAGTTTGGAAAATAGGATGAGATTTGCTCTCGAAGTGGTGCAATCGGTTAAAGCTAAGATTGGGAAATATTTTCCCGTGGGATATCGATTTATGGCAGATGAGTGGATACCGGGCGGCTTGGTTTTAGATGAGGCCCGTATTTTTGCCCGCAAACTTGATGAACTGGAAGTAGCCTATATCTCGGTAACCGCCGGAACTTATGAATCAATTTTCACACCGGAAAAACTGGAGCTTTCCTATCAAAATGCCTATATGGCTGACTTGGCTCAAGCAATTAAAGCAGAAGTAAATGTCCCGGTAATAGCCGCAGGACGTATCTCCACTCCTGCCGTAGCTGAAAATTTGTTATCCTCCGGTAAAGCTGATTTGGTAGGCCTGGGACGGGTTTTGTTGGCAGATCCCCTGTGGCCCCAAAAAGCCTATGCTGGTCAGGAAAATGAAATTATAACCTGTAAAACCGGATGCGATACTTGTCTTAATTTAGTAATGAAACAGAGTCCTGTAATATGTACTCAATGGCCGAAGGAAATTAGGAGGAAGGTAAAGTTTAATTTTTAA
- a CDS encoding two-component system sensor histidine kinase NtrB, translating into MTDNFFLDQQVIQFFYEKMNSGVIFINAQGNIQYINRQCEKITNVKLEEALGQKYSDVFAHLPADEWYTLITLETGKEFKNIQHIHNGMYLVTDTSLLKNGNKIIGAVGIIKDVSEIRNMEKKLEKTEREKEKLAIISQMAAGMAHEIKNPLTAVRGFAQLLKHKYCDNDTLAKYAKIIMDEVDQATRVITDFLQLARPKEPELMKQSIHSLIEEIIAIVEPRASYENIVVKYKTQKDLPDCTFDRNQIKQVLLNLCKNATEAMPEGGVLTIKTGYLQGKNEIYIDILDTGCGIPHKCMENLGVPFYTTKANGTGLGLSISYSIIHAHRGRIEVYSKEGVGTRFHVCLPCESS; encoded by the coding sequence ATGACTGATAATTTCTTTCTAGACCAACAAGTAATACAGTTTTTTTATGAAAAAATGAATTCCGGTGTAATATTTATTAACGCCCAAGGAAATATACAGTATATTAACCGGCAGTGTGAAAAAATAACTAATGTAAAACTTGAAGAAGCTTTGGGTCAAAAATATAGTGATGTTTTTGCCCACTTGCCAGCCGATGAGTGGTACACCCTGATTACGTTGGAAACCGGTAAGGAGTTTAAAAATATTCAACACATTCACAATGGTATGTATTTAGTCACCGATACTTCTCTTTTAAAGAACGGGAATAAAATTATTGGTGCAGTAGGAATCATAAAAGATGTTTCAGAGATTAGAAATATGGAAAAAAAGCTGGAAAAAACAGAACGCGAAAAAGAAAAATTAGCAATTATCAGTCAGATGGCTGCCGGTATGGCACACGAAATAAAAAATCCATTAACCGCTGTCAGGGGATTTGCCCAACTTTTGAAACATAAATATTGTGACAATGATACTTTGGCTAAATATGCAAAAATTATCATGGACGAAGTTGACCAGGCCACCAGAGTAATTACGGATTTTCTTCAGTTAGCACGTCCTAAAGAACCGGAATTAATGAAGCAATCTATTCATAGCTTAATTGAAGAAATCATAGCTATAGTTGAACCCCGGGCATCATATGAAAACATAGTTGTAAAATACAAAACACAGAAAGATTTACCAGACTGCACGTTTGACAGAAATCAAATCAAACAAGTTTTATTAAACTTATGCAAAAACGCTACAGAGGCAATGCCGGAAGGCGGTGTTTTAACAATTAAAACGGGATATCTACAAGGTAAAAATGAGATATATATAGACATATTGGATACAGGTTGTGGTATCCCTCATAAATGTATGGAAAACCTTGGAGTTCCGTTTTATACTACCAAAGCTAACGGCACCGGTTTGGGATTAAGTATATCCTATTCAATCATTCACGCGCATAGGGGACGGATTGAGGTATACAGCAAGGAAGGGGTCGGAACAAGATTTCATGTTTGTCTACCGTGTGAATCTTCTTAA
- a CDS encoding spore germination protein, whose protein sequence is MAQTAENQKQKIGPKLEDNMNYLNKALAIESNFDIIAREITIAGRNAVLIFVDAFCNAELLSRFLLPLMNLKREALAVDPIKKLFHSEIGYVEVDAVKNLEEVVDSVLAGPTVLLVDGMDQAFVLDVRQYPVRNPDEPDLEKVVRGSRDGFVETLVFNAALIRRRIRDPKLRMEYMQAGIRSKSDIVICYIEDIANQETVKNIKDSIAKIKVDGLPMSEKAVEELISPGTFWNPFPKVRYTERPDVAAAHLLEGHVLVMVDNSPSIAITPATYFHHLQHAEEYRQNPTVGAYIRWVRFFGVAVSIFLLPLYFLFSVHPELLPPALEFIGPNKTGQIPLIIQFVFAELAIDFIRLATIHTPSSLATATGIIAALLIGDIATTVGLFAAEVVMYTAIAAVGTFLTPSYELSMANRLVRLFLLVMSAIFALPGFLIGLGLVLLLLILTKSFGVPYLWPLIPLNIKALGSVLIRTPVPMRNFRPSILKPKDPDAQPVVPEPARKPNNIKNNKTEKKE, encoded by the coding sequence ATGGCTCAAACCGCTGAAAATCAGAAACAGAAAATCGGGCCTAAGCTTGAAGACAATATGAATTATTTGAATAAAGCTTTGGCTATAGAATCTAATTTTGATATTATTGCAAGGGAAATAACAATTGCCGGCCGAAACGCAGTTCTAATTTTTGTTGATGCCTTTTGCAATGCTGAGCTTTTAAGCAGATTTTTACTTCCTCTTATGAATTTAAAAAGAGAAGCTTTAGCGGTTGACCCTATAAAAAAATTATTTCACTCAGAAATCGGCTATGTTGAAGTTGATGCGGTAAAAAATTTAGAGGAAGTAGTTGATTCCGTTTTAGCCGGGCCGACTGTACTGTTAGTAGACGGTATGGATCAGGCTTTTGTTCTTGATGTGAGACAATATCCCGTACGCAATCCTGATGAGCCCGACTTGGAAAAAGTCGTGCGGGGTTCCCGGGACGGTTTTGTGGAAACTTTAGTTTTTAATGCAGCACTAATCAGAAGACGAATTCGTGATCCTAAATTACGTATGGAATATATGCAGGCAGGTATTCGCTCAAAGTCAGATATTGTAATATGCTACATTGAAGATATTGCTAATCAGGAGACTGTGAAAAACATAAAAGACAGTATCGCTAAAATAAAAGTAGATGGCCTTCCTATGTCCGAAAAAGCGGTAGAGGAATTAATTTCTCCCGGTACCTTCTGGAACCCGTTTCCCAAAGTACGTTATACTGAACGTCCGGATGTAGCAGCAGCGCATTTATTAGAAGGGCATGTGTTGGTAATGGTAGATAATTCACCAAGTATAGCAATTACTCCGGCAACTTATTTCCATCATTTACAGCATGCTGAGGAATACCGTCAGAATCCAACTGTTGGAGCCTATATACGATGGGTTAGATTTTTCGGTGTAGCCGTTTCAATATTTTTATTGCCTCTATACTTTCTGTTTTCTGTGCACCCTGAACTATTACCGCCGGCATTAGAATTTATTGGCCCTAATAAAACCGGACAAATACCCTTAATTATACAGTTTGTCTTTGCTGAACTAGCAATTGATTTTATACGCCTGGCTACAATTCATACACCTTCTTCCTTAGCTACTGCCACAGGTATAATTGCCGCACTATTAATTGGAGATATAGCAACTACTGTTGGGCTGTTTGCAGCGGAGGTAGTAATGTATACGGCAATTGCAGCGGTAGGGACCTTCTTGACCCCCAGTTATGAATTAAGTATGGCCAATAGATTAGTGCGATTGTTCCTGTTAGTAATGTCTGCTATTTTTGCTTTACCGGGATTTTTGATTGGACTAGGATTAGTCTTGTTGTTACTGATTTTAACAAAATCTTTCGGTGTTCCCTATTTGTGGCCATTAATTCCTTTAAACATTAAGGCTTTAGGCTCAGTCTTAATAAGAACCCCTGTTCCTATGCGCAACTTCCGCCCAAGCATATTAAAACCTAAGGACCCGGATGCTCAGCCTGTTGTACCGGAACCTGCACGTAAACCAAATAATATTAAAAATAATAAGACTGAAAAAAAAGAGTAA
- a CDS encoding stage V sporulation protein AE: MNSKKRKVILVTDGDEMARRAVEVAAHNVGARTISISAGNPTFWSGQQLVDFIKQAAYDPVVVMFDDKGAVGKGMGETALQYVAQHPDIEVLGALAVASNTFAPGVYVNNSINRDGQLVSGPVDKYGKEVPYYISNIHGDTVDILKNLRIPVIIGIGDIGKMDGHDSYRTGAKATTRALQEILDRSGFNGSNR, translated from the coding sequence ATGAATTCCAAAAAAAGAAAAGTTATATTAGTCACAGACGGAGATGAAATGGCCCGCCGTGCAGTAGAGGTGGCAGCACATAATGTAGGTGCCCGCACAATCTCAATTTCTGCAGGAAATCCCACCTTTTGGTCCGGCCAGCAGTTAGTTGACTTTATCAAACAAGCTGCTTATGACCCGGTGGTGGTTATGTTTGATGATAAAGGGGCTGTCGGTAAAGGAATGGGGGAGACAGCTTTACAGTATGTAGCTCAGCATCCCGATATTGAAGTACTTGGTGCTCTGGCCGTAGCTTCTAATACTTTTGCACCGGGAGTATATGTGAACAATTCAATTAACAGGGATGGTCAGCTTGTTTCCGGTCCGGTTGATAAATACGGCAAAGAGGTACCATATTATATTTCCAATATTCACGGTGATACTGTAGATATACTGAAGAATTTAAGAATACCCGTGATTATCGGTATTGGAGATATCGGCAAAATGGATGGGCATGATAGTTATCGTACCGGGGCTAAAGCTACAACCAGGGCATTACAAGAGATATTGGATAGGAGTGGTTTTAATGGCTCAAACCGCTGA
- a CDS encoding dodecin family protein, whose protein sequence is MHVKVTEIVGESPDSWKNAVESAINEASKTLPNISCVEIVNFTANVKNGKLTEYKADCKLCYTD, encoded by the coding sequence ATGCACGTTAAAGTTACCGAAATTGTTGGTGAATCTCCGGATAGCTGGAAAAATGCTGTAGAGTCAGCGATTAATGAAGCCAGTAAAACCTTACCCAATATCTCTTGCGTAGAAATTGTTAATTTTACAGCTAATGTGAAAAACGGAAAACTTACAGAGTATAAGGCCGATTGTAAACTCTGTTATACAGATTAA